The following nucleotide sequence is from Lysobacterales bacterium.
AGCGCAGGTGATTACCTCGCTGTTCAGTGCGGTGCCGGTCATCGGCCCCGACCTGGTCGAGTTCATCCGCGGCGACTACCTGATTTCCGATGCCACGCTGAACCGCTTCTTCGCGCTGCACGTGATCGCCCTGCCGTTCGTGCTGGCCGGACTGATCTACCTCCATCTGATGGCTTTGCACGAAGTCGGATCGAACAATCCGGACGGCGTCGACATCAAGAAGGTCAAGGACAAGGCGACCGGCATCCCGAAGGACGGCATTGCCTTCCATCCGTACTACACGGTCAAGGACATCTTCGGAACGTCGTTCTTCCTGATGATCTTCGCCTTCATCATCTTCTTCGAGCCCACCGTGGGTGGCTGGTTCCTGGAGCACGACAATTTCAGTGCCGCGAACCCGATGGTGACGCCGCAACACATCAAGCCGGTCTGGTACTTCACGCCTTACTACGCGATGTTGCGCGCCATCCCTGACAAGCTGATCGGCGTCATCGTGATGGGTGCCGCGACCCTGATCTTCTTCGCGGTGCCATGGCTGGATCGTTCCAAGGTGAAGTCAATTCGCTACCGCGGCCCGATCACCAAGGTGATGATCACGCTGTTCGTGATCAGCTTCTGCGTGCTCGGCTGGCTCGGCGCGCAGTCGGGCAGCGACACCCAGAAGCTGGTCGCGCAGATCCTGACCTTCTTCTACTTCTCGTTCT
It contains:
- a CDS encoding cytochrome bc complex cytochrome b subunit, with protein sequence MSTNVINRVIDGANGWMQDRAPGLFQWWDRHAAKYYAPKNFNFWYFFGSLALLVFVNQILTGIWLTMNFKPTAAEAFDSVEYIMRDVEWGWLIRYMHSTGASAFFIVVYLHMFRGLIYGSYQKPRELVWTLGVVIFLVLMAEAFFGYVLPWGQMSYWGAQVITSLFSAVPVIGPDLVEFIRGDYLISDATLNRFFALHVIALPFVLAGLIYLHLMALHEVGSNNPDGVDIKKVKDKATGIPKDGIAFHPYYTVKDIFGTSFFLMIFAFIIFFEPTVGGWFLEHDNFSAANPMVTPQHIKPVWYFTPYYAMLRAIPDKLIGVIVMGAATLIFFAVPWLDRSKVKSIRYRGPITKVMITLFVISFCVLGWLGAQSGSDTQKLVAQILTFFYFSFFFTMPIWTAVDKTKPVPERVTFDH